A genome region from Christensenella minuta includes the following:
- a CDS encoding sugar ABC transporter ATP-binding protein, producing MMETILEMKKITKIFPGVRALDEVDFDLRKGEIHALIGENGAGKSTLMKALLGMYEIDGGEIWFKGEKVNFKGPNDALHAGISMIHQEISLVQTMSAAENIWMGRTGRFTKMGIIDHKRLMRETRELCARLGIQIDPAAVVETLSVANMQLVELVRAVSYNADVIVMDEPTSALTDAEIELLYKIVRDLAVKGTSIIFISHKLEEIFEICDRVTIMRDGQYIDCRDTTDIGHDELIKLIAGREINNIYTKDRFEKGDVALEVKNLSSTGTFRNVSFAVRKGEILGFCGLMGAGRSEIMRAVFGIDPYDSGEVLIRGKKAAIKSPQDAIKNGIGMVTEDRLRQGAIHSLDIKTNMSLPFLPQLSKMGFVYNAKEKEQCERMAQKMSVNMVSFANNIGSLSGGNQQKVIIGRWLLMDPDILILDEPTRGIDVGAKSEIYKIMNDLAKQGMAIIMVSSEMPEILGMSDRIAVVREGEIVCVMENEGLEQQTLLAHAFGVANKMS from the coding sequence ATGATGGAAACTATTTTGGAGATGAAGAAAATCACAAAAATATTTCCCGGGGTAAGGGCGCTTGACGAAGTGGATTTCGACCTCCGCAAAGGAGAAATTCACGCGCTGATCGGGGAGAACGGCGCGGGAAAATCCACGCTGATGAAGGCCCTGCTGGGGATGTACGAGATTGACGGCGGGGAGATCTGGTTCAAAGGGGAAAAAGTGAATTTCAAGGGCCCGAACGACGCTCTCCATGCCGGAATTTCGATGATTCACCAGGAGATCAGCCTTGTACAAACGATGTCTGCCGCTGAAAACATCTGGATGGGACGGACCGGGCGTTTTACAAAAATGGGCATTATCGATCATAAACGGCTTATGCGCGAAACGCGCGAGCTGTGCGCAAGGCTGGGCATCCAGATTGACCCGGCGGCGGTCGTGGAGACGCTGAGCGTTGCAAATATGCAGCTGGTAGAGCTGGTGCGGGCCGTTTCCTATAATGCGGACGTGATCGTTATGGACGAGCCGACCTCGGCGCTCACAGACGCCGAAATAGAGCTTCTGTACAAAATTGTGCGGGACCTTGCGGTAAAAGGTACTTCGATCATTTTCATTTCGCATAAGCTGGAAGAAATTTTTGAAATATGCGACCGGGTCACCATTATGCGCGACGGCCAGTATATTGACTGCCGCGACACCACGGATATCGGCCACGACGAGCTGATAAAGCTGATTGCCGGCCGCGAGATCAACAATATCTATACGAAAGACCGGTTTGAAAAGGGAGATGTCGCCCTCGAGGTAAAAAACCTGTCGAGCACGGGGACGTTCCGGAACGTGAGCTTTGCGGTGCGGAAGGGAGAAATCCTCGGATTCTGCGGCCTGATGGGCGCGGGACGCTCGGAAATTATGCGGGCGGTTTTCGGCATCGACCCATACGATTCGGGCGAGGTCCTGATCCGCGGGAAAAAGGCAGCGATCAAAAGCCCGCAGGATGCGATTAAAAACGGCATCGGCATGGTGACGGAAGACCGGCTGCGCCAAGGAGCGATCCATTCGCTGGATATCAAAACGAACATGTCGCTGCCCTTCCTTCCGCAGCTGAGCAAAATGGGTTTTGTCTACAATGCGAAGGAAAAAGAACAATGCGAACGGATGGCCCAAAAAATGTCGGTCAATATGGTATCGTTCGCAAACAACATCGGCTCGCTTTCCGGCGGGAACCAGCAAAAGGTCATCATCGGAAGATGGCTGCTCATGGACCCGGATATCCTGATACTGGATGAACCCACGCGGGGAATCGACGTGGGGGCGAAATCGGAAATATATAAGATTATGAACGATCTGGCAAAACAGGGAATGGCGATCATCATGGTGTCGTCTGAAATGCCGGAGATACTCGGCATGAGCGACAGGATCGCCGTCGTCCGGGAGGGAGAGATCGTATGCGTCATGGAAAACGAGGGTCTCGAACAACAAACTTTGCTTGCACACGCCTTCGGCGTTGCGAATAAAATGAGCTAA
- a CDS encoding nuclear transport factor 2 family protein, translated as MEQLEQKIKKLWIMQECRNQMARYEYLHSAKKHAETYRLFALSRDDCWIENYDLGFFRGPESVKRFFVDFHENMDGTDVRGSFCEHTLTTEVMAVADDLKTAKACWMSPGCETRREPGTGKLTSYWVWVKYAVDFIEENGEWKFWHFTIFSDFCSDYYTSWVEMEYGTPATPDLLAPDGKPAMALAYTNQTKPQLWPVPPMPYKTYDGNTMTPRKE; from the coding sequence ATGGAACAGCTGGAACAGAAAATAAAAAAGCTATGGATTATGCAGGAATGCCGCAACCAAATGGCGCGGTACGAATACCTGCACTCGGCGAAAAAGCATGCGGAGACCTACCGGTTGTTTGCACTTTCGCGGGACGACTGCTGGATCGAAAACTACGATCTTGGATTTTTCCGCGGGCCGGAAAGCGTCAAGCGCTTCTTTGTGGATTTTCACGAAAATATGGACGGCACGGACGTCCGGGGGTCTTTCTGCGAACATACCCTGACGACAGAGGTTATGGCGGTGGCGGACGACCTTAAGACTGCGAAAGCCTGCTGGATGTCGCCTGGGTGCGAAACGCGCCGGGAACCCGGAACAGGGAAATTGACTTCCTATTGGGTATGGGTAAAGTATGCGGTCGATTTTATCGAAGAGAACGGAGAGTGGAAATTTTGGCACTTTACGATTTTCTCGGATTTTTGCAGCGATTATTACACATCCTGGGTGGAGATGGAATATGGCACTCCGGCAACGCCGGACCTGCTGGCGCCGGACGGCAAACCGGCCATGGCCCTGGCTTATACGAACCAAACAAAGCCGCAGCTTTGGCCGGTTCCTCCTATGCCATATAAAACATATGACGGCAATACAATGACGCCGCGCAAGGAGTGA
- a CDS encoding sugar ABC transporter substrate-binding protein — protein MKTLKRILTLAVIAIMAFSLFACSAGAPAAEEPSGSEAAGTDAGEAAAGSENTGEKKTLKIGFSWRSLDEGMTTWWDGTEAAIKEYNEGDNPYTIEYFFTNAESGVDKQISDVESLIVREPDVICIQAVDANGSVPAYEACVEAGIPVVDFGYNVNYDQCTTVYKTIDHYKAGELQAEWVNNYLEENPDATLQVGYILGLAGVEDMTVRMNGFIENANPDKVTVVATKNCDFQASLAQSTAEDWMQAFPEMNTVVACNDEMCVGALQAFKSADTPVIALGLDGGASALQEIADGSMAATVAFDFNVMAVEGVNLAIGVASGEYTDPVFDVTQTASVLIDASNVQDYL, from the coding sequence ATGAAAACACTGAAGAGGATTTTAACGCTCGCGGTAATCGCCATTATGGCATTTTCGCTCTTTGCCTGCAGCGCGGGGGCACCCGCGGCCGAAGAGCCGTCCGGAAGCGAAGCGGCGGGAACGGACGCTGGAGAAGCTGCGGCGGGCTCCGAAAATACGGGGGAGAAGAAGACGCTCAAAATCGGCTTTTCCTGGAGGTCCCTGGATGAAGGGATGACGACATGGTGGGACGGCACGGAGGCCGCGATCAAAGAATATAATGAAGGCGATAACCCGTATACGATCGAATATTTCTTTACAAACGCGGAAAGCGGCGTGGATAAGCAGATTTCCGACGTGGAATCGCTGATCGTACGCGAACCGGACGTCATCTGCATCCAGGCGGTGGATGCAAACGGTTCGGTCCCGGCCTATGAAGCGTGTGTGGAAGCGGGCATTCCGGTCGTGGACTTTGGCTACAATGTAAACTATGACCAATGCACGACCGTATATAAAACGATCGACCATTATAAGGCAGGCGAGCTGCAGGCAGAATGGGTCAACAATTACCTGGAAGAAAATCCGGATGCGACCCTTCAGGTAGGCTATATTTTGGGCCTCGCGGGTGTTGAAGACATGACGGTCAGGATGAACGGCTTTATTGAAAACGCGAACCCGGACAAGGTGACGGTCGTGGCAACGAAGAATTGCGACTTCCAGGCGTCGCTCGCACAGTCGACCGCGGAAGACTGGATGCAGGCATTCCCGGAAATGAACACGGTCGTTGCATGCAACGACGAGATGTGCGTGGGCGCGCTGCAGGCGTTCAAATCCGCAGACACACCCGTGATCGCGCTCGGCCTTGACGGCGGTGCAAGCGCGCTGCAGGAGATTGCAGACGGGAGCATGGCCGCAACGGTGGCGTTTGACTTCAACGTGATGGCGGTCGAGGGCGTGAACCTCGCGATCGGCGTGGCCTCCGGCGAATATACGGATCCGGTTTTCGACGTTACCCAAACCGCATCCGTATTGATCGACGCGTCCAACGTGCAGGATTACCTGTAA
- a CDS encoding TIM barrel protein, whose product MDISVNIDFIYEGIDYAEAIREVNAVGCRRVEVVFLQGKSFDVLKKLREECGIRYEVLMTDFIPWLDGTREDEFICAAEKRVEQAAALGCGKVIFFTDDDVEGMPHEEQLGRIENCAKRMLPFFERKGVTLLLEPINNKIDHKRCSIWDFEEAAAIVRRVGSPNFRLLFDIYHMQIMHGDVTRTMLDNMELIGHVHCAGNPGRHEIFYGELDYRYILASLEKAGYKGGVGIEYSPLLPPREGLERTMRLLNR is encoded by the coding sequence ATGGATATATCTGTTAATATCGATTTTATTTACGAAGGGATCGACTATGCCGAAGCCATCCGGGAAGTAAACGCGGTTGGCTGCCGCCGTGTGGAAGTGGTGTTCCTGCAGGGGAAATCTTTTGATGTGCTGAAAAAACTGCGGGAAGAATGCGGAATACGGTATGAGGTATTGATGACGGATTTCATCCCCTGGCTGGATGGGACCCGCGAGGATGAATTTATATGCGCGGCGGAAAAGCGCGTGGAACAGGCTGCGGCCCTCGGGTGCGGGAAGGTCATATTTTTTACCGATGACGACGTGGAAGGGATGCCGCATGAAGAGCAGCTTGGGCGTATTGAAAACTGCGCCAAAAGGATGCTGCCGTTTTTTGAGCGGAAAGGCGTGACGCTGCTGCTGGAGCCGATCAACAACAAGATAGACCACAAACGATGCAGTATATGGGATTTTGAGGAGGCGGCGGCCATCGTGCGGCGGGTGGGTTCCCCGAATTTCAGGCTGCTGTTCGATATCTATCATATGCAGATCATGCACGGAGACGTTACCAGGACGATGCTCGACAATATGGAGCTGATCGGGCATGTGCATTGTGCGGGAAATCCCGGGCGGCATGAAATTTTTTATGGAGAGCTGGATTACCGGTATATCCTCGCCAGCCTGGAGAAGGCGGGATATAAGGGCGGCGTGGGGATCGAATATTCCCCCTTGCTTCCCCCGCGCGAAGGCCTTGAAAGGACGATGCGGCTGCTAAACCGCTGA
- a CDS encoding VOC family protein yields MSNFKGLFHVSLHVNSARESIEFYQKVGLEYMFELREGGEGAEPWVIYMKIAHGQYLELQPVHAKTPEGIPDNEGGVHYDRNQTAWHFALETEDIGTLIRSLVEQGIEVFTGPDCTKRVNSIEDAIWGGDGCRIAWIIDPDGTPVELMEQVGQTMQRKHDAE; encoded by the coding sequence ATGAGCAACTTTAAAGGATTATTCCACGTCTCGCTGCATGTGAACAGCGCGCGGGAATCAATCGAATTTTATCAAAAGGTCGGCCTCGAATATATGTTCGAGCTGAGGGAAGGCGGAGAGGGCGCTGAACCGTGGGTGATCTATATGAAAATCGCGCACGGGCAGTATCTCGAATTACAGCCCGTTCACGCGAAGACGCCGGAGGGGATTCCTGACAATGAAGGCGGCGTACATTACGACCGGAACCAGACGGCCTGGCATTTTGCCCTCGAAACGGAAGATATCGGTACGCTGATCCGCAGCCTTGTGGAGCAGGGGATCGAGGTATTTACCGGCCCGGACTGCACAAAACGGGTAAACAGCATAGAGGATGCGATTTGGGGCGGGGACGGATGCAGGATTGCCTGGATTATCGACCCGGACGGCACGCCGGTCGAGCTGATGGAGCAGGTCGGACAGACGATGCAGAGAAAGCATGACGCGGAGTAA
- a CDS encoding CocE/NonD family hydrolase: protein MLEGRERKLVSRTYEGERFDVAFVKQLPLEGSAYPGFHPEVKTLKQGSVNGKDAKPLGCDIVFERDVPVKLRDGVTIYTDILRPATREKVPALIAWTPYGKHFHIHDFPGGIARETVSNLQKQECPDPGFWCAHGYAVVQPDTRGAWNSEGDTVQWGREEGEDACDLIEWAARQEWCSGKIGMNGNSWGAVGQWWAAAQNPPHLAAIAPWEGLADVYNEIICRGGIPDTGFQELCVSLMTGHGYAENASDMLEKYPLASHPYWKSKMVPAEKITVPAYIVASYVSTLHTHGTFDVYRRIGSKEKWLRVHNTHEWPDLYEYQEDLKRFFDYYLKGIQNDWKQTPKVRLSVLDREGADDVNRPEEDWPLPDTEYRRLFLDANKRTLDAETPEQEGAATYRADDRAGKVLFSMPVQKDMEFTGYFAAHLYVSTDEADDADLFVYVVKQDETGRLLPPVVKCAPFSGEKGAEMFIPNGRLRVSGRGLDEERSTEAEPVLKHVRCEKIEPGKVYRVDIPLWPIGMKVRQGQELVLIISGYNLNPEEWPEIPPLPTVNKGNVTIHTGGEYRSYITAPCVER, encoded by the coding sequence ATGCTCGAAGGCAGGGAAAGAAAACTGGTATCAAGAACGTATGAAGGCGAGCGGTTCGACGTTGCCTTCGTAAAACAGCTTCCGCTGGAGGGCTCTGCCTACCCGGGCTTCCATCCGGAGGTAAAAACCCTGAAACAGGGGTCGGTGAACGGCAAGGACGCGAAGCCGCTCGGCTGCGATATTGTTTTTGAACGGGACGTGCCCGTGAAGCTGCGGGACGGCGTGACGATCTATACCGATATTCTCCGGCCGGCCACGCGGGAGAAGGTGCCGGCGCTCATCGCATGGACGCCATACGGAAAGCATTTCCACATCCACGATTTCCCCGGCGGTATTGCGCGGGAAACGGTTTCCAACCTGCAAAAGCAGGAATGTCCGGATCCGGGCTTCTGGTGCGCCCACGGCTATGCCGTAGTACAGCCGGATACGCGCGGCGCATGGAACAGCGAGGGAGATACCGTCCAGTGGGGCAGGGAAGAGGGAGAGGACGCCTGCGACCTGATCGAGTGGGCCGCAAGGCAGGAATGGTGCAGCGGAAAAATCGGTATGAACGGCAACTCGTGGGGCGCGGTTGGCCAGTGGTGGGCAGCGGCGCAGAATCCCCCGCACCTCGCGGCGATCGCTCCGTGGGAAGGCCTTGCAGATGTATACAACGAGATTATATGCCGCGGCGGCATACCGGATACGGGCTTCCAGGAATTATGCGTTAGCTTGATGACGGGACACGGCTATGCGGAAAATGCATCCGATATGCTGGAAAAATATCCGCTGGCGTCCCATCCCTATTGGAAAAGCAAGATGGTTCCGGCGGAAAAAATAACAGTTCCGGCCTATATCGTCGCCAGCTATGTCAGCACGCTGCATACGCACGGCACGTTCGACGTATACCGGAGGATTGGGTCGAAAGAAAAATGGCTGCGCGTGCACAATACGCACGAATGGCCGGACCTCTATGAATATCAGGAAGACCTGAAAAGATTCTTTGACTATTATTTGAAGGGAATACAAAACGATTGGAAACAAACGCCAAAGGTCAGGCTGTCCGTGCTGGATCGGGAAGGCGCCGATGACGTAAACCGGCCTGAGGAAGATTGGCCCCTTCCGGACACGGAGTACCGGAGGCTGTTTCTCGACGCAAACAAAAGGACTCTTGACGCAGAAACGCCGGAGCAGGAGGGAGCCGCTACCTACCGCGCGGACGACCGTGCCGGAAAGGTGCTGTTCTCCATGCCGGTCCAAAAGGATATGGAGTTCACCGGATATTTTGCGGCCCATCTGTATGTCAGTACGGATGAAGCAGACGATGCGGACCTGTTTGTCTACGTGGTAAAGCAGGATGAAACGGGAAGGCTGCTTCCGCCGGTCGTAAAGTGTGCGCCGTTCAGCGGGGAAAAGGGCGCGGAGATGTTTATTCCGAACGGCAGGCTGCGGGTCTCGGGGCGCGGTCTTGACGAGGAGCGTTCCACGGAAGCAGAGCCGGTTTTAAAGCACGTAAGGTGTGAAAAGATCGAGCCGGGGAAAGTATACCGGGTGGATATCCCCCTGTGGCCGATAGGCATGAAGGTGCGGCAGGGCCAGGAGCTGGTGCTGATTATAAGCGGATACAACCTGAACCCGGAGGAATGGCCGGAGATACCTCCGCTGCCGACAGTCAACAAAGGAAATGTAACGATACATACGGGCGGGGAATATCGTTCCTATATTACGGCGCCGTGTGTGGAACGGTAA
- a CDS encoding sugar phosphate isomerase/epimerase family protein, producing the protein MENEKLKFGISLYSFSDSFYTRELDIEGCVRRAKELGYTGITLVAAQSAEEYPFISDEWLYRLRDIMEKYEMEPVCWEGYLDIGMRSDRDMNQEELAEYTRNDIVYAKKAGFPMMKTQHSITPQNFEAMLPFCEKMDVKLNIEMHYPHHPHVPVWLEYYKIMERSGGYLGMCPDLSIFQKYPHQLHINQAAEAGFRDDKLKAVLGMIREKKPIEETEKLELTDVEEKFTDEFYHKFSNPSAVGELAPLLKYAQMIHGKFYYLGDDEYDPCIPYEEIMPVLKREKYSGYIVAEYEGHHFSIRENEPQQLERYIKMTKKMYENA; encoded by the coding sequence ATGGAAAATGAGAAACTGAAATTCGGCATATCGCTTTATAGCTTTTCGGATTCCTTTTACACAAGGGAGCTGGACATAGAAGGATGCGTCCGCCGGGCAAAGGAACTGGGATATACGGGGATCACACTGGTTGCGGCGCAGAGCGCGGAAGAATATCCGTTTATTTCCGACGAATGGCTGTATCGCCTGCGCGATATCATGGAAAAGTACGAGATGGAGCCCGTTTGCTGGGAGGGCTATCTCGATATCGGGATGCGGAGCGACAGGGATATGAACCAGGAAGAGCTGGCGGAATATACGCGCAACGACATCGTTTATGCAAAAAAAGCGGGTTTCCCAATGATGAAGACACAGCACTCCATCACGCCGCAGAACTTTGAAGCGATGCTGCCGTTCTGTGAGAAGATGGATGTAAAGCTGAATATCGAAATGCACTATCCCCATCATCCCCATGTGCCGGTGTGGCTGGAATATTATAAGATCATGGAAAGATCGGGCGGCTATCTCGGTATGTGCCCCGACCTCAGCATCTTCCAGAAGTATCCGCACCAGCTGCACATCAACCAGGCGGCAGAGGCCGGGTTCCGGGACGATAAGCTGAAGGCGGTTCTTGGCATGATCCGGGAGAAAAAACCGATAGAAGAGACGGAAAAGCTGGAGCTGACGGATGTGGAAGAAAAGTTCACGGATGAGTTTTACCACAAATTCTCCAACCCCTCGGCAGTCGGGGAGCTTGCGCCCCTGCTGAAATATGCGCAAATGATCCACGGGAAGTTCTATTATCTGGGAGACGACGAATACGATCCGTGCATTCCCTATGAAGAGATTATGCCGGTCCTGAAACGGGAGAAGTATAGCGGATACATCGTCGCGGAATATGAGGGACATCATTTCAGCATCCGGGAAAATGAACCGCAGCAGCTTGAACGCTATATTAAAATGACGAAAAAGATGTACGAGAACGCATAA
- a CDS encoding C-glycoside deglycosidase beta subunit domain-containing protein: protein MDFTAFNERMVCEDKIRRYEADGIPLGYEFKLRYPTYRGAYVCNVEEMNVTVDGRRIEPRDMRFGVNGKWFLMSQIPELSTEYWFTGSKATMRILDGNGISDGKHTVKVEMKHKIPYTGYFGNYLVVDSDCEKTLDVE from the coding sequence ATGGATTTTACAGCATTTAATGAACGGATGGTATGTGAAGATAAAATAAGGCGCTATGAAGCGGATGGAATCCCGCTGGGGTATGAGTTTAAGCTAAGGTATCCCACCTACCGCGGAGCCTACGTATGCAACGTGGAAGAGATGAATGTCACGGTGGACGGCCGCAGGATCGAGCCGCGGGATATGCGGTTCGGCGTGAACGGGAAATGGTTTTTGATGAGCCAGATTCCGGAGCTGAGCACGGAATACTGGTTTACGGGAAGCAAGGCTACCATGCGTATTCTTGATGGAAACGGAATTTCGGACGGCAAGCATACGGTCAAGGTGGAGATGAAGCATAAGATCCCATACACGGGATATTTTGGGAATTATCTGGTAGTGGACAGCGATTGCGAAAAGACGCTGGACGTAGAGTAA
- a CDS encoding ABC transporter permease, whose protein sequence is MEKTLLTKNRNNPFANFFTNYKCVFIFLVIFVVLSICSDAFLSSRNLMNLVRQIAASSILGVGFTLVVASGNIDLSVGTMIGMIGVLTALLSKIPGVPMIAVLLVGIAIGLGAGALNAFFINIFKLPSFIVTLANMSIFEGICYLSANSTPVSQIPEWYKEIGQGYFLEIPVPVWIMIAVAVVGTIIVTKTVFGRNVLAIGGNKEAARVCGVNTTKVMYGVFMMMGICAAITAFVITGRSASAQTGAGQGMELDSIAAVVIGGTPLSGGHGSIIGTVVGCLIVGSINNGLNLLNVDSNWQLIAKGLLILGAIILDAQSAKLSAKALKKKMA, encoded by the coding sequence ATGGAAAAAACGTTACTGACAAAAAATAGGAACAACCCCTTTGCCAATTTCTTTACAAATTATAAGTGCGTATTTATTTTCCTTGTGATCTTTGTGGTATTGTCGATTTGCTCTGACGCGTTTCTTTCAAGCCGCAACCTGATGAACCTGGTACGCCAGATCGCCGCGTCCTCCATTTTGGGCGTAGGCTTTACGCTGGTCGTTGCTTCCGGGAACATCGACCTGTCGGTCGGCACGATGATCGGCATGATCGGCGTGCTGACGGCATTGCTCTCGAAGATTCCGGGCGTACCGATGATCGCGGTGCTGCTCGTGGGGATCGCAATCGGTCTTGGAGCGGGAGCGTTGAACGCGTTTTTCATCAATATTTTTAAGCTTCCGTCGTTCATCGTCACCCTTGCGAATATGTCGATTTTTGAGGGAATCTGCTACCTGTCCGCGAACAGCACGCCTGTCTCGCAGATACCGGAATGGTACAAGGAGATCGGGCAGGGCTATTTCCTGGAAATACCGGTGCCGGTCTGGATTATGATCGCCGTTGCGGTCGTGGGCACCATCATCGTGACGAAGACGGTCTTTGGCCGAAACGTCCTTGCAATCGGCGGGAATAAAGAGGCGGCGCGCGTGTGCGGTGTCAATACGACAAAGGTGATGTACGGCGTGTTCATGATGATGGGAATCTGCGCGGCAATTACGGCGTTTGTCATTACCGGGCGGTCGGCCTCGGCGCAGACGGGCGCAGGCCAGGGCATGGAGCTTGACTCGATCGCAGCGGTCGTCATCGGCGGAACCCCGCTTTCCGGCGGGCATGGGAGCATCATCGGGACGGTGGTCGGCTGCCTGATCGTCGGTTCTATCAACAACGGGCTGAATCTTCTGAACGTAGATTCCAACTGGCAGCTTATCGCTAAGGGCCTGCTGATCCTCGGCGCGATCATTCTCGACGCACAGAGCGCGAAGTTGAGCGCTAAGGCCCTGAAGAAAAAAATGGCATAA
- a CDS encoding LacI family DNA-binding transcriptional regulator — MAKENNITISDIANMSGVSIATISRILNNKGNVKEETRKKVMDVIQAVDTNGALLGKFKKHGGNLIIAVVTNDANPLISPFINGVNTCANSKGYHVLQYNCFNNAYDRIEFEYMIKELPVAGFIFQQIVGGNELTDFIAARFPTVVSFEQYQTENISSVGIDDYAAVKSAVEYLITLGRKKIALLNGDLSMPFTVRREQGFLDALKQADIPIRPEYITYISVSDFNYNLARNAARQILSLPDPPDAFFAITDTFAAAVLKEAKHLGISVPQELAIIGFDNTDVSTMTDPAITTVNQPCYEIGYQSCNILIDKINDPSLASRQVWVNSEFIVRDSTR, encoded by the coding sequence ATGGCAAAGGAAAACAACATTACAATTTCTGACATTGCGAATATGTCCGGTGTCTCCATTGCTACTATTTCCCGGATATTGAACAATAAGGGAAACGTTAAGGAAGAAACCCGGAAAAAGGTGATGGATGTAATCCAGGCGGTGGATACGAACGGAGCGCTGCTTGGCAAATTCAAAAAGCACGGCGGCAACCTTATCATTGCCGTTGTGACCAACGACGCCAACCCGCTCATCAGTCCGTTTATCAATGGGGTCAATACCTGCGCCAACAGCAAGGGATACCATGTCCTTCAATATAATTGCTTCAACAACGCCTATGACCGCATTGAATTTGAATATATGATAAAGGAGCTTCCCGTCGCAGGTTTTATTTTCCAGCAAATCGTAGGCGGCAACGAGCTCACGGATTTTATTGCGGCGCGGTTCCCCACGGTGGTAAGCTTTGAGCAGTATCAAACCGAAAACATCTCCAGCGTGGGAATCGACGATTATGCCGCTGTCAAATCGGCGGTGGAATACCTCATCACACTGGGACGCAAAAAGATCGCCCTGTTAAACGGCGATCTCTCCATGCCCTTCACAGTCCGCCGGGAGCAGGGATTTTTGGATGCGCTGAAACAGGCCGATATCCCGATCCGGCCGGAGTATATTACCTATATTTCCGTTTCCGATTTCAATTATAACCTGGCGCGGAATGCGGCCCGCCAGATTTTGTCGCTGCCCGATCCTCCGGACGCTTTTTTTGCCATCACAGATACCTTTGCCGCCGCGGTTCTGAAGGAAGCGAAGCATCTTGGAATTTCCGTTCCCCAGGAGCTTGCCATTATCGGGTTCGACAACACCGACGTATCCACTATGACCGATCCGGCGATCACAACGGTCAACCAGCCGTGTTATGAAATCGGCTACCAGTCCTGCAATATCCTGATCGATAAGATCAACGACCCATCCCTCGCTTCCCGGCAGGTTTGGGTGAATTCAGAATTCATCGTGCGCGATTCCACGCGATGA